The following proteins come from a genomic window of Flavobacterium crocinum:
- a CDS encoding NADH-quinone oxidoreductase subunit A, with product MQSDQYSYIPILMQFILAVGFVVGTIIISGKLGPKRSSEVKDQNFECGIESVGNARIPFSVKYFLVAILFVLFDVEVIFLYPWAVNFKDLGIEGMLKMIVFMSLLLVGFFYIIKKKALEWE from the coding sequence ATGCAATCTGATCAATACAGTTACATTCCTATTTTAATGCAGTTTATTCTGGCTGTTGGTTTTGTGGTAGGAACAATCATTATTTCCGGGAAATTAGGACCAAAAAGATCCTCTGAAGTTAAAGATCAAAACTTCGAATGTGGTATCGAATCTGTTGGTAACGCACGTATCCCATTCTCTGTAAAATACTTCTTAGTTGCTATTTTGTTTGTATTGTTCGACGTAGAGGTAATTTTCCTTTACCCTTGGGCAGTTAACTTCAAAGACTTAGGAATTGAAGGAATGCTAAAAATGATTGTTTTCATGTCTTTACTTTTAGTTGGTTTCTTCTATATCATCAAGAAGAAAGCACTAGAATGGGAATAA
- a CDS encoding cold-shock protein: MRTGTVKFFNESKGYGFITDEETGKDIFVHASGINAEELREGDRVSYEEEEGRKGKVAAKVAVI; this comes from the coding sequence ATGCGTACAGGTACAGTAAAATTTTTCAATGAGTCTAAAGGTTATGGATTCATTACAGACGAAGAAACAGGAAAGGATATCTTCGTTCACGCTTCAGGAATTAACGCGGAAGAATTACGCGAAGGTGACCGTGTAAGCTATGAAGAAGAAGAAGGAAGAAAAGGGAAAGTTGCTGCTAAAGTAGCAGTAATCTAA
- the aspS gene encoding aspartate--tRNA ligase, translated as MYRSHNCGELNASNINTEVTLAGWVQNSNDKGFLNWVNLRDRYGITQLLFDKERSEKNIFELAKTLGREFVIQVKGKVIERESKNPNIPTGDIEIFVTELKILNSALTPPFTIEDKTDGGEDIRMKYRYLDIRRNPVKNSLLFRHKVAMEVRKYLSDLDFCEVETPYLIKSTPEGARDFVVPSRMNEGQFYALPQSPQTFKQLLMVGGMDKYFQIVKCFRDEDLRADRQPEFTQIDCEMAFVEQEDILNIFEGLTRHLLKEIKGIEVDKFPRITYDYAMKTYGNDKPDIRFGMKFGELNEFAQHKEFPVFNSAELVVGIAVPGAGNYTRKEIDGLIDWVKRPQVGASGMVYVKCNEDGTFKSSVDKFYDQDDLANWAKATEANPGDMIFVLSGPANKTRAQLSALRMELATRLGLRNPEEFAPLWVVDFPLLELDEESGRYHAMHHPFTSPKPEDMALLETEPGKVRANAYDMVLNGNEIGGGSIRIHDKATQQLMFKYLGFTEEEAKAQFGFLMDAFQFGAPPHGGLAFGLDRLVAILGGQETIRDFIAFPKNNSGRDVMIDAPAAIDDAQLKELHIKLASI; from the coding sequence ATGTATAGAAGTCATAATTGCGGCGAATTAAACGCTTCAAATATTAATACCGAAGTTACACTTGCGGGCTGGGTTCAAAACTCTAATGATAAAGGATTCTTAAATTGGGTTAACTTACGAGATCGTTATGGAATTACTCAGTTATTATTTGACAAAGAACGTTCAGAAAAAAACATCTTCGAATTAGCAAAAACTCTTGGACGTGAATTTGTAATTCAAGTTAAAGGAAAAGTAATAGAAAGAGAATCTAAAAATCCAAATATTCCAACGGGTGACATTGAAATTTTTGTTACAGAATTAAAAATTTTAAATTCTGCTTTAACACCTCCATTTACAATTGAAGATAAAACAGATGGTGGTGAAGATATTAGAATGAAATATCGTTATCTAGATATCAGAAGAAATCCGGTAAAAAACAGCTTATTGTTCCGTCACAAAGTGGCAATGGAAGTTCGTAAATATTTATCTGATTTAGATTTCTGCGAAGTTGAAACACCTTACTTAATTAAATCTACTCCGGAAGGAGCAAGAGATTTCGTCGTACCAAGCCGTATGAACGAAGGACAATTTTATGCTTTACCACAATCTCCACAAACTTTCAAACAATTATTGATGGTAGGTGGAATGGATAAATATTTCCAAATCGTAAAATGTTTCCGTGACGAAGATTTACGTGCAGACCGTCAGCCGGAATTTACTCAGATCGACTGCGAAATGGCATTTGTAGAACAAGAAGATATTTTAAATATTTTCGAAGGATTGACAAGACATTTATTAAAAGAAATTAAAGGCATTGAAGTAGACAAATTCCCTAGAATTACCTACGATTATGCTATGAAAACATACGGAAATGACAAACCGGACATTCGTTTTGGGATGAAGTTTGGCGAACTAAACGAATTTGCACAACATAAAGAATTCCCAGTTTTCAATTCAGCTGAATTAGTTGTCGGAATTGCAGTTCCTGGAGCAGGAAATTATACCCGTAAAGAAATCGACGGATTAATTGACTGGGTAAAACGTCCTCAAGTTGGAGCATCTGGAATGGTTTACGTAAAATGTAATGAAGACGGAACTTTCAAATCATCTGTAGATAAATTCTACGATCAGGACGATTTGGCAAATTGGGCAAAAGCTACAGAAGCTAATCCTGGAGATATGATTTTTGTACTTTCTGGACCAGCAAACAAAACTAGAGCACAATTATCTGCACTTCGTATGGAATTAGCAACTCGTTTAGGATTACGTAATCCAGAAGAATTTGCTCCATTATGGGTTGTAGATTTCCCATTATTGGAATTGGACGAAGAAAGCGGCCGTTACCATGCAATGCACCACCCTTTTACTTCTCCAAAACCGGAAGATATGGCTTTGTTGGAAACAGAACCAGGAAAAGTTCGTGCCAATGCTTACGATATGGTTTTAAACGGAAACGAAATTGGAGGAGGATCTATTCGTATTCACGATAAAGCAACTCAACAATTAATGTTTAAATATTTAGGCTTTACCGAAGAAGAAGCAAAAGCACAATTCGGATTCTTAATGGATGCTTTCCAATTTGGAGCGCCTCCTCATGGAGGATTAGCTTTTGGATTGGACAGATTGGTTGCCATTTTAGGAGGTCAGGAAACGATTAGAGATTTTATTGCGTTCCCGAAAAACAATTCCGGACGTGATGTAATGATCGATGCACCAGCCGCAATTGATGATGCGCAATTGAAAGAATTACATATTAAACTTGCTTCAATATAA
- a CDS encoding TlpA family protein disulfide reductase: MKKLFVAGLVIFNALNVIGQSKDAIKFTAKIANRNSDTLVIRGKDNFKQVIPINKKEVFAATFDAPKGFYMFSDGTESSNLFLKPNSEVNLTMNAKEFDETIVYKGKGVNESNFLAQQALKDESFQKDAFSKESGEFTALLDAKLKADTESLEKGDLDPEFKVALKRSIEGFNKYASEEYERAAKANKMVGKASPGFDYENFKGGKTKLSDLKGKYVYIDLWATWCAPCRAEIPYLQKIEEKYHGKNIEFVSISIDKLKDNEKWKKFVTDKHLGGVQLFADKDWESEFVVNYGVTGIPRFILIDPQGNVVKSDAPRPSDPELDKQLSTLLN; the protein is encoded by the coding sequence ATGAAAAAACTTTTTGTTGCAGGTTTGGTAATTTTTAATGCTTTGAACGTTATCGGACAAAGTAAGGATGCAATTAAATTCACGGCTAAAATCGCAAATAGAAACAGCGACACTTTAGTAATTAGAGGAAAGGATAATTTCAAACAAGTAATTCCAATAAATAAAAAAGAGGTATTTGCAGCCACTTTTGATGCTCCAAAAGGATTTTACATGTTTTCTGACGGAACGGAATCTTCAAACTTGTTTTTAAAACCAAATTCAGAAGTGAATCTGACTATGAATGCAAAAGAATTTGACGAGACTATTGTATATAAAGGTAAAGGGGTAAATGAAAGTAACTTTTTAGCACAGCAGGCTTTAAAAGATGAAAGTTTTCAAAAAGATGCTTTTTCAAAAGAAAGTGGAGAATTTACCGCTTTATTGGATGCTAAATTAAAAGCAGATACTGAAAGCCTTGAAAAAGGTGATTTGGATCCGGAATTTAAAGTTGCATTAAAACGCAGCATTGAAGGTTTCAATAAGTATGCTTCAGAAGAATATGAAAGAGCGGCAAAAGCCAATAAAATGGTTGGAAAAGCGTCACCAGGTTTTGACTACGAAAATTTTAAAGGTGGCAAAACAAAACTTTCTGACTTAAAAGGTAAATATGTTTACATCGATCTTTGGGCGACATGGTGCGCACCTTGCAGAGCTGAGATTCCATACCTTCAAAAGATTGAAGAAAAATATCACGGTAAGAATATCGAATTCGTAAGCATTTCTATTGATAAATTAAAAGATAATGAAAAATGGAAAAAATTTGTAACCGATAAACATCTTGGAGGTGTACAGCTTTTTGCTGATAAAGATTGGGAATCTGAGTTTGTAGTTAATTATGGTGTAACCGGAATTCCGAGATTTATTTTAATTGATCCTCAGGGAAATGTTGTGAAATCTGATGCGCCTAGACCATCTGATCCTGAGCTTGATAAACAGCTAAGTACATTATTGAACTAA
- a CDS encoding toxin-antitoxin system YwqK family antitoxin, whose amino-acid sequence MKKCVILAAVLFSGILTAQEGKPELEAVGNKVKATYYYENGKIQQEGFFKDGKLDGIWVAYDENGNKKTVGEYADGLKTGNWIYFEANSLKEVAYVDNKVSSVKNLQKNALANRN is encoded by the coding sequence ATGAAAAAGTGTGTGATTTTAGCGGCTGTGTTATTCTCTGGAATTTTAACAGCACAAGAAGGTAAACCTGAGTTAGAAGCTGTTGGAAATAAAGTAAAAGCAACTTACTATTATGAGAATGGCAAAATACAGCAGGAAGGCTTTTTTAAGGATGGAAAATTGGACGGTATCTGGGTAGCTTATGATGAAAATGGAAATAAAAAAACCGTTGGAGAATACGCAGACGGATTAAAAACCGGAAACTGGATCTATTTTGAAGCCAATAGTCTTAAAGAAGTTGCTTATGTAGATAACAAAGTTAGTTCAGTTAAAAACTTACAGAAAAATGCTTTAGCAAACAGAAACTAA
- a CDS encoding PepSY-associated TM helix domain-containing protein, with amino-acid sequence MGFKTTIRFLHKWLGLISGLIVFIISITGCIFCFHDEIKDITRKEWRLVEPQNKPFILPSVLEEKAKKILPKNKASMVSYYGKNRSAIVYTYSDTENLYLYFNPYTGQYLKTENPKTDFFIIVEYIHLYLLLPDYIGKHIIGGATIIFILLLISGIIQWWPKKRSDLKRSLTIKWSAKWRRVNYDWHNTTGFYISLVALILAITGLTFTYEWVGDGIYKTFNFGGDKAVETKLPLIDTTQFKTNSITAIDRAFIQTTKLQPDAEMMFVLIPQQKGAVISTGAYPHTLRYDHQSNYYFHPSSGKLVQSQIFDKKTLGLQLVEMNYGIHTGQILDLPGKIIAFIVSLFAAALPVTGFIIWYGRNYKSKKSKA; translated from the coding sequence ATGGGATTCAAAACTACAATACGATTTCTACATAAATGGCTCGGGTTAATTTCCGGGCTTATTGTTTTTATAATCAGTATTACGGGCTGTATTTTCTGTTTCCATGATGAAATAAAAGACATTACCAGAAAAGAATGGCGTTTAGTCGAACCTCAGAACAAACCTTTTATTCTGCCTTCGGTTTTAGAAGAAAAAGCTAAAAAAATCCTTCCGAAGAATAAAGCCAGCATGGTTTCTTATTATGGTAAAAACCGTTCGGCAATTGTTTATACTTATTCTGATACAGAAAATCTATATCTCTACTTTAATCCTTATACAGGTCAATATTTAAAAACCGAAAATCCTAAAACCGATTTTTTTATAATTGTCGAATATATTCATTTGTATTTACTGCTTCCCGATTATATAGGAAAGCATATTATTGGCGGAGCAACCATCATTTTTATTCTTTTACTGATTTCGGGAATTATACAATGGTGGCCCAAAAAAAGATCCGATTTAAAAAGAAGTCTAACCATAAAATGGTCTGCCAAATGGCGCCGTGTCAACTACGACTGGCACAATACCACCGGCTTTTACATTTCGCTTGTAGCATTAATTTTAGCCATAACCGGACTTACGTTTACTTATGAATGGGTTGGCGATGGAATTTACAAAACGTTCAATTTTGGTGGAGACAAAGCAGTGGAAACAAAACTTCCCCTAATCGACACAACACAATTTAAAACCAATTCAATTACGGCAATTGACCGTGCTTTTATTCAAACCACAAAACTACAACCAGACGCAGAGATGATGTTTGTATTGATTCCGCAGCAAAAGGGAGCTGTTATAAGCACTGGGGCTTATCCGCATACTTTACGTTACGATCATCAAAGCAATTATTACTTTCATCCATCAAGCGGAAAATTAGTCCAAAGTCAGATTTTCGATAAAAAAACTCTTGGCTTACAACTTGTCGAAATGAATTACGGAATTCACACAGGACAAATATTAGATCTTCCCGGAAAAATCATTGCTTTTATAGTCAGTTTATTTGCAGCGGCACTTCCAGTTACCGGCTTTATAATCTGGTACGGAAGAAACTACAAAAGCAAAAAATCTAAGGCATAA
- a CDS encoding PepSY-associated TM helix domain-containing protein, translating into MNNRHYNIYFHTHTVSGIVISVVLFVIFFAGSFSFFRDEIINWERSESTAITREIQLDYNKALKDLDKKHILHGRNITISKPSVEDRVAVYMEGTKDTLAPAKQKEGSFFYLNTKNFKSYTYEESYSLGELLYRLHFLAQIPYPAGYYLSGFTALFFLFAIVTGVLLHWKKIVSNFYIFRPKEKLKTLWTDAHTALGMIGLPFQFVYAVTGAFFMIKLLIVAPAVMALYEGDDKKLYQELEYNDPDYKFEYKKLADPFNINELIAKAKSNWKDFEITRVIIQNYGDINMHVLVEGELLSYKKFVGVGKVVYRVSDGKEIAKKNPISQNNYLDGVKTILYRIHFGDYGGYALKIVSFILGIITCFVIISGVMIWLVARQKNNMPEKKRRFNAAVVRIYLAICLSMYPITALAFIGSKIFYPLSQANLFRLYFGGWLLLAIFFIIKKNDGFTNKFCLISGSILGFLIPITNGIVSGEWFWTSFMENKIQIFFIDVFWIFLASISLYVAYHLKPKKIVV; encoded by the coding sequence ATGAATAACCGTCATTATAATATTTACTTCCATACTCATACTGTTAGCGGTATTGTCATCAGCGTAGTTCTTTTTGTCATTTTCTTTGCTGGGTCTTTTTCTTTTTTTAGAGATGAAATCATCAATTGGGAAAGAAGTGAATCCACTGCAATTACAAGAGAAATTCAATTAGACTACAATAAAGCACTAAAAGATCTTGACAAAAAACATATTCTGCATGGAAGAAATATTACGATTTCTAAACCATCTGTAGAAGACAGAGTTGCTGTTTATATGGAAGGAACCAAAGATACTTTGGCTCCAGCCAAACAAAAAGAAGGCTCTTTTTTCTATCTTAATACTAAAAATTTCAAATCTTACACTTACGAAGAATCTTATTCTTTGGGAGAACTTTTGTACCGTCTGCACTTTTTGGCGCAAATTCCATATCCGGCAGGATATTACCTTTCAGGATTTACTGCTTTGTTTTTCTTATTTGCAATTGTAACCGGAGTTTTATTGCATTGGAAAAAAATTGTGTCAAACTTTTACATTTTCCGTCCAAAAGAGAAATTAAAAACACTTTGGACAGATGCTCACACTGCATTGGGAATGATTGGTTTGCCATTTCAATTTGTTTATGCTGTTACCGGTGCTTTTTTTATGATTAAACTTTTAATTGTAGCTCCGGCAGTAATGGCTCTTTATGAAGGAGACGACAAAAAGTTGTATCAGGAGTTAGAGTACAACGATCCTGACTATAAATTTGAATACAAAAAATTAGCAGATCCGTTTAATATTAATGAATTGATTGCAAAGGCAAAAAGCAACTGGAAAGATTTCGAAATTACTCGTGTAATTATTCAAAATTACGGAGACATTAACATGCATGTCTTAGTTGAAGGTGAATTGTTGTCTTATAAAAAATTTGTTGGTGTTGGAAAAGTTGTTTACCGTGTATCTGACGGAAAAGAAATAGCTAAAAAAAATCCAATCTCTCAAAACAATTATCTTGACGGCGTTAAAACGATTTTATATCGTATTCACTTTGGAGATTATGGAGGATATGCTTTAAAAATTGTGAGCTTTATTTTAGGAATCATAACTTGTTTTGTCATTATTTCCGGAGTTATGATTTGGCTGGTTGCCAGACAGAAAAACAATATGCCCGAAAAGAAAAGACGTTTCAACGCTGCAGTTGTCCGTATTTATTTGGCAATCTGTCTAAGTATGTATCCAATTACGGCTTTGGCTTTTATTGGTAGTAAAATTTTCTATCCTTTAAGCCAAGCGAATCTATTCAGGCTTTATTTTGGCGGATGGCTACTGCTGGCGATATTTTTTATCATTAAAAAGAATGATGGATTTACCAATAAATTCTGTTTGATTTCAGGAAGTATTTTAGGTTTTCTAATTCCAATTACCAACGGAATTGTTTCTGGAGAATGGTTTTGGACTTCCTTTATGGAAAACAAAATTCAGATTTTCTTTATTGATGTTTTCTGGATTTTCCTGGCTTCAATTTCATTATATGTGGCTTATCATTTAAAACCTAAGAAAATAGTGGTTTAA
- a CDS encoding TonB-dependent receptor yields MKLKFSISFLSFCFALLTSVPALAQEKATIKGQISLTNSQAADNVSVVLKGTKIGTVTDANGFYEIKNIKPGNYVIKVSGIGYSSKEKSVSLNSGDSIIEDFRISENSQELNEIVVNGNRKNPLARKETQQVSRLPLKNLENPQVYSTITGELLKEQVVTNLDDALKNSPGLTQLWASTGRGGDGAGYFSLRGFAVQPTMINGLPGLSNGSLDPANIDKIEVIKGPSGTLFGSSLISYGGLINITTKKPYDHFGGEISYTAGSYGLNRVTADVNTPLDDEHKVNFRINAAYHDEDSFQDAGFRKSLFVAPSLSYEVNERLSFLVNTEFLSSESTNPTMLFLDRFSPLRVHNIDELRYDNKRSYTSNQLTLKTPSYSLQGQMNYKISDQWTSQTVLARSSAKSLGYYAYLYEITSNFSGINDGIVLGRSFTNNDSKTLTTDIQQNFIGDFKIGNLRNRIVAGLDYFNRMQVDNGSGYLYNESLIYIGNDPLQTVNENVYGITDPNDYITNGDNGNLSKAHAEAALSTVPVNNTKQKQEVFSAYVSNVINITPALSAMASLRIDRFMNSGDVTTKSDDFNQTTFSPKFGLVYQPIIDKVSIFANYMDGFVNPSPITDVAADGTRTPRTFSPEHAAQFEVGTKLNVFKEKLYATFSYYDTKVRDMVYTDYGATTTISYDNGAQRNKGFEAEIVANPIDGLNIVLGYSYNDALLTAGLPDFVNHRPESAGPQNLANLWASYKFTQGELKGFGLGFGGNYASDNKIMNRTVAGVFTIPEYTVLNSSIFYGTEKYTLTLKVNNIANEDIYDGWSTVHPKDARSVVASFSYRF; encoded by the coding sequence ATGAAATTAAAATTTTCGATTTCTTTTTTGAGTTTTTGTTTTGCTTTATTGACAAGCGTACCGGCTTTAGCTCAAGAAAAAGCAACTATTAAAGGTCAAATTAGCTTAACAAATAGTCAGGCTGCAGACAATGTTTCTGTAGTATTAAAAGGAACTAAAATAGGAACAGTTACAGATGCAAATGGTTTCTATGAAATTAAAAACATCAAACCTGGAAACTATGTAATTAAAGTTTCTGGAATTGGATACTCTTCAAAAGAAAAAAGCGTTAGCCTAAATAGCGGTGATTCTATTATAGAAGACTTTAGAATCAGTGAAAATTCTCAGGAACTAAATGAAATCGTAGTAAATGGGAATAGAAAAAACCCATTGGCACGTAAAGAAACACAGCAAGTATCAAGATTACCTCTTAAAAATCTTGAAAACCCACAGGTTTACAGTACTATTACCGGCGAGTTATTAAAAGAACAAGTTGTAACTAACCTTGATGATGCTCTTAAAAACTCTCCAGGCTTAACACAGCTTTGGGCATCAACTGGCCGTGGCGGAGATGGTGCTGGTTATTTCTCTCTAAGAGGATTTGCTGTTCAACCCACTATGATTAATGGACTTCCAGGTTTATCTAACGGAAGTTTAGACCCTGCTAATATTGATAAAATTGAAGTAATCAAAGGCCCATCTGGAACTTTATTTGGAAGCAGTTTAATCTCTTATGGAGGTTTAATCAACATCACTACAAAAAAACCTTATGACCATTTTGGAGGAGAAATAAGTTATACTGCCGGAAGCTACGGTTTAAACAGAGTTACTGCAGATGTTAACACTCCTCTTGACGACGAACATAAAGTAAACTTTCGTATAAATGCTGCTTATCATGATGAGGATAGTTTTCAAGATGCAGGTTTTAGAAAATCTTTATTTGTAGCTCCTTCTCTTTCTTATGAAGTGAATGAAAGATTATCATTCTTAGTTAATACTGAGTTTTTAAGTAGTGAAAGTACAAATCCTACTATGTTGTTTTTAGATCGTTTTTCTCCTCTTCGCGTTCACAACATTGACGAATTGAGATATGACAACAAACGTTCTTACACTAGTAATCAGTTAACGCTTAAAACACCATCGTATAGTCTTCAGGGGCAGATGAATTATAAAATTTCTGACCAATGGACTTCACAAACAGTTCTTGCAAGAAGCTCTGCGAAATCACTAGGATACTATGCTTATCTATATGAAATCACAAGCAATTTTAGTGGCATTAATGACGGAATTGTTCTTGGAAGATCATTTACAAATAATGATTCTAAAACATTAACAACCGATATTCAGCAAAATTTTATTGGCGATTTTAAAATTGGAAACTTAAGAAACAGAATTGTTGCTGGTTTAGATTATTTCAACAGAATGCAAGTTGATAATGGATCAGGATATCTTTACAATGAAAGTCTTATTTATATTGGAAATGATCCTTTACAAACTGTAAACGAAAATGTATATGGAATTACAGATCCTAATGACTATATCACAAATGGAGACAATGGTAATTTATCAAAAGCTCATGCTGAAGCTGCATTATCCACGGTTCCTGTAAACAACACCAAACAAAAACAAGAAGTTTTTAGTGCTTATGTATCTAACGTAATCAATATTACGCCTGCCCTTTCTGCTATGGCAAGTTTACGTATAGACCGTTTCATGAATTCAGGAGATGTAACAACAAAATCTGATGATTTTAACCAAACTACTTTCTCTCCAAAATTTGGTTTAGTTTACCAGCCAATTATTGATAAAGTTTCGATTTTTGCCAACTACATGGATGGTTTTGTAAACCCATCACCAATTACTGATGTCGCTGCTGATGGCACTAGAACACCTAGAACATTCTCACCAGAACATGCCGCTCAATTTGAAGTGGGTACAAAATTAAATGTATTCAAAGAAAAATTATATGCTACTTTTAGCTACTATGATACTAAAGTAAGAGATATGGTTTACACCGATTATGGAGCAACAACTACGATTAGTTATGATAACGGTGCACAAAGAAACAAAGGTTTTGAAGCAGAAATTGTTGCAAACCCAATTGACGGCCTAAACATTGTATTAGGATACAGTTATAACGATGCTCTTTTAACTGCAGGACTGCCAGATTTCGTAAATCACAGACCTGAAAGTGCTGGACCACAGAATTTAGCAAACCTTTGGGCAAGTTATAAATTCACACAAGGTGAGTTAAAAGGATTTGGTTTAGGTTTTGGTGGTAACTATGCAAGTGACAATAAAATCATGAACAGAACCGTAGCTGGAGTGTTTACAATTCCAGAATATACAGTACTAAACTCTTCTATCTTTTACGGAACTGAGAAATACACTTTAACATTAAAAGTGAACAACATTGCAAATGAAGACATTTACGATGGATGGTCAACAGTTCACCCTAAAGATGCTAGAAGCGTGGTTGCAAGTTTCTCATACAGATTTTAA
- the odhB gene encoding 2-oxoglutarate dehydrogenase complex dihydrolipoyllysine-residue succinyltransferase produces MILEMKVPSPGESIKEVEIATWLVKDGDYVEKDQAIAEVDSDKATLELPAEMSGVITLKAEEGDTVAVGAVVCLIDTDAAKPAGDAPAAPAAEAPKAEAPKAEVKAEAPKAEPVQAPAATSYAAGTPSPAARKILDEKNIAPATVSGTGKGGRITKDDAVNAVPSMGTPTGGSRGTERTKLSMLRRKVAERLVSAKNETAMLTTFNEVNMTPINQIRNEYKDAFKAKHGGLGLGFMSFFTKAVTRALQLYPDVNSMMDGDYKIAYDFADISIAVSGPKGLMVPVVRNAELLTFRGIEAEIKRLALRARDGQITVDDMTGGTFTITNGGVFGSMLSTPIINPPQSGILGMHNIIERPIAVNGKVEIHPMMYVALSYDHRIIDGRESVGFLVAVKEALENPVELLMNGDAKRALEL; encoded by the coding sequence ATGATTTTAGAAATGAAAGTCCCATCACCAGGGGAATCAATAAAAGAAGTTGAAATTGCAACTTGGTTAGTAAAAGACGGAGATTATGTAGAAAAAGATCAGGCTATTGCTGAAGTTGATTCAGATAAAGCTACTCTTGAGTTACCTGCTGAAATGAGCGGTGTAATTACACTAAAAGCTGAAGAAGGTGATACAGTAGCAGTTGGCGCTGTAGTTTGTTTAATTGATACAGATGCTGCAAAACCAGCAGGCGATGCACCGGCAGCTCCGGCAGCTGAGGCTCCAAAAGCGGAAGCTCCAAAGGCAGAAGTAAAAGCTGAAGCTCCAAAAGCAGAACCAGTTCAGGCTCCGGCAGCTACAAGTTATGCAGCTGGAACTCCATCTCCTGCAGCAAGAAAAATATTAGACGAGAAAAATATTGCTCCGGCAACAGTTTCAGGAACTGGTAAAGGTGGAAGAATTACTAAAGATGATGCTGTAAATGCAGTACCATCTATGGGAACTCCAACTGGTGGAAGCCGTGGAACTGAGCGTACAAAATTATCTATGTTGCGTCGTAAAGTAGCAGAAAGATTAGTTTCAGCTAAAAACGAAACAGCTATGCTTACTACTTTTAACGAAGTAAACATGACGCCAATTAACCAAATTCGTAACGAATACAAAGATGCTTTCAAAGCTAAACATGGTGGTTTAGGTTTAGGTTTCATGTCATTCTTTACAAAAGCAGTTACAAGAGCTTTACAATTATATCCGGATGTAAACTCTATGATGGATGGTGATTACAAAATCGCTTACGATTTTGCTGATATCTCTATCGCAGTTTCCGGACCAAAAGGATTAATGGTTCCTGTTGTTCGTAATGCTGAATTGTTAACTTTCCGTGGCATTGAAGCTGAAATCAAAAGATTAGCTTTAAGAGCTCGTGATGGTCAAATTACAGTGGACGATATGACTGGAGGAACTTTCACAATTACTAACGGTGGTGTTTTTGGAAGTATGTTATCAACTCCAATCATCAACCCTCCTCAGTCAGGAATCTTAGGAATGCACAACATTATCGAGCGTCCTATTGCTGTAAACGGAAAAGTTGAAATTCATCCAATGATGTACGTTGCGCTTTCTTACGATCACAGAATTATCGATGGACGTGAGTCTGTTGGTTTCTTGGTTGCTGTAAAAGAAGCTTTAGAAAATCCGGTAGAATTATTAATGAATGGCGATGCAAAACGTGCTTTAGAACTATAA